Proteins from a single region of Halorubrum sp. 2020YC2:
- a CDS encoding DR2241 family protein, with the protein MTDATSATGDEAGDGEAGDGGPEVPDIDLPSDAFDAVLDALDDRDPGDPIRFEGFGVARVGSDTGDGNGDAAGEYRLDPADGDRRDGLSERELHEALSERAPAVTDWYAFERVVGEFGPRRAFLRWIEDADGETVATRYAALAEGIERAWGELRITATATDRGERRYDVRHADDAGVPVDDLEAHEDPLDARELVTFDEKGRYRPLKTAPSLAGGWVFPDLGPRDLYETVETIYPATVANWHREREGELDVTHWRETMERQSGIYGVVKTWDRGEGHEHVDWVAEACCDDSQCLKRREWEYDEDTDLDVDGGDGVFPCREPCSVVVSAARKWTRLESEQPRTYEFDLTPSEKEQVEDIIDAVADGRTDEIREADAKEGANRYRARFLRAKRFDDEGNLGGVPTDPDEE; encoded by the coding sequence GTGACCGACGCCACTTCCGCGACCGGCGACGAGGCGGGCGACGGCGAAGCGGGCGACGGCGGGCCGGAGGTCCCCGATATCGACCTCCCGAGCGACGCCTTCGACGCGGTCCTCGACGCGCTCGACGACCGCGACCCCGGCGACCCGATCCGGTTCGAGGGGTTCGGCGTCGCCCGCGTCGGGAGCGACACCGGAGACGGAAACGGCGACGCGGCGGGCGAGTACCGCCTCGACCCCGCCGACGGCGACCGCCGGGACGGGCTGTCGGAGCGCGAGCTCCACGAGGCCCTGTCGGAGCGCGCCCCGGCGGTCACGGACTGGTACGCCTTCGAGCGGGTCGTGGGCGAGTTCGGGCCGCGCCGCGCCTTCCTCCGCTGGATCGAGGACGCCGACGGCGAGACGGTGGCGACCCGGTACGCCGCGCTCGCGGAGGGGATCGAGCGCGCCTGGGGCGAGCTGCGGATTACGGCGACCGCCACGGACCGGGGCGAGCGGCGCTACGACGTGCGCCACGCCGACGACGCCGGCGTCCCCGTCGACGACCTGGAGGCGCACGAGGACCCGCTCGACGCGCGCGAACTCGTCACCTTCGACGAGAAGGGGCGGTACCGTCCCCTCAAGACCGCGCCGTCGCTCGCGGGCGGCTGGGTCTTCCCCGACCTCGGGCCGCGCGACCTCTACGAGACGGTGGAGACGATCTACCCCGCGACGGTCGCCAACTGGCACCGCGAGCGCGAGGGTGAGCTGGACGTGACCCACTGGCGCGAGACGATGGAACGCCAGTCGGGCATCTACGGCGTCGTGAAGACGTGGGACCGCGGCGAGGGCCACGAGCACGTCGACTGGGTCGCGGAGGCGTGTTGTGACGACTCGCAGTGTCTCAAGCGCCGGGAGTGGGAGTACGACGAAGACACCGACCTTGACGTCGACGGCGGCGACGGGGTCTTCCCCTGTCGCGAGCCCTGCTCCGTCGTCGTGTCCGCCGCGCGGAAGTGGACGCGGTTAGAGAGCGAGCAGCCGCGGACCTACGAGTTCGACCTGACGCCGAGCGAGAAGGAGCAGGTGGAGGACATCATCGACGCGGTCGCGGACGGCCGGACCGACGAGATCCGCGAGGCGGACGCGAAGGAGGGCGCGAACCGCTACCGCGCCCGGTTCCTGCGAGCGAAGCGGTTCGACGACGAGGGGAACCTCGGCGGCGTGCCGACCGACCCGGACGAGGAGTGA